In Polynucleobacter sp. MWH-S4W17, a genomic segment contains:
- a CDS encoding MFS transporter → MTTQTSKAGLSMKEVLIYGGLMVTLSMGIRHGFGLFNLPITSANGWGRETFALTIALQNLIWGAVQPVTGALADRYGAFKIMVAGGILYALGLAGMAISTDVMNFTLAGGLLIGLAQTATTYSVVYGILGRNVSAEKRVWAMGITAAAGSFGQFLMIPAEQGLLSMFGTQDALLMLALMASLMVPTAFMLREKNFTYNHNPGDQTIKQALKEAMSNPSFRYLTLGYFVCGFQVVFIAVHLAPYLKDLSSTYPAVGAPVVATTALALIGLFNIFGTYSSGILGQRFPKRYLLSAIYIGRSIAITAFLLLPPTPMSTYIFAAIMGFLWLSTIPLTNGIVAQIFGVKYLTMLSGLIFFSHQLGSFCGAFLGGYLFDHTGSYLIVWEIAIGLGVFAFLVNLPVKERAIHRVANA, encoded by the coding sequence ATGACAACACAAACATCCAAAGCAGGGCTTTCGATGAAGGAAGTCCTCATTTATGGTGGACTCATGGTCACCCTATCGATGGGTATTCGTCATGGCTTTGGCCTCTTCAATTTACCCATTACTTCAGCCAATGGCTGGGGTCGCGAAACGTTTGCTCTGACTATTGCTTTACAAAATCTGATTTGGGGGGCTGTGCAACCAGTTACTGGGGCCTTGGCCGATCGTTACGGCGCATTTAAAATTATGGTTGCTGGTGGGATTTTGTACGCCCTAGGTTTGGCAGGCATGGCTATCTCTACTGATGTCATGAATTTTACATTGGCTGGTGGCTTACTCATCGGCTTGGCACAAACTGCCACGACCTACAGCGTGGTCTATGGAATCCTGGGTCGCAATGTGTCTGCGGAGAAGCGGGTTTGGGCAATGGGCATTACTGCAGCTGCCGGTTCATTTGGTCAGTTCCTCATGATTCCAGCCGAGCAAGGCTTGCTCAGCATGTTTGGCACCCAAGATGCACTACTAATGTTGGCGTTGATGGCAAGTTTGATGGTACCAACCGCATTCATGTTGCGTGAAAAGAATTTCACTTACAACCATAATCCAGGTGATCAGACGATTAAGCAGGCATTAAAGGAAGCAATGAGTAATCCAAGCTTTCGTTATCTGACCCTAGGTTATTTTGTTTGCGGATTTCAGGTAGTGTTTATTGCGGTGCATTTGGCGCCTTACCTTAAGGATCTGTCTTCTACCTATCCAGCTGTTGGGGCTCCGGTTGTTGCCACGACCGCCCTAGCATTAATTGGCTTATTTAATATCTTCGGCACTTATAGCTCCGGCATCCTAGGTCAGCGCTTTCCTAAACGCTATTTACTATCTGCAATCTATATCGGGCGTTCTATTGCCATTACAGCGTTTTTATTGTTGCCACCAACACCGATGAGCACTTATATCTTTGCGGCCATCATGGGCTTCTTGTGGCTCTCAACTATTCCACTGACCAATGGTATCGTTGCGCAAATTTTCGGCGTGAAGTATTTAACGATGCTTTCTGGCCTCATCTTTTTCTCTCATCAATTGGGCAGTTTCTGCGGAGCCTTCCTAGGCGGCTATTTATTTGACCATACTGGTTCTTATTTAATTGTTTGGGAAATCGCGATTGGATTGGGCGTCTTTGCTTTCTTGGTTAATCTTCCCGTAAAGGAGCGAGCAATTCACAGAGTGGCCAATGCTTAA
- a CDS encoding CaiB/BaiF CoA-transferase family protein, producing the protein MGALSHIRVLDLSRVLAGPWCAQNLADLGADVIKVERPGVGDDTRHWGPPFAKDANGKETDESAYFICINRNKRSITVDIAKPEGQELIRKLAADSDVVIENYKVGDLAKYGLDYESLKKVKPDLVYCSITGFGQTGPYAHRPGYDFIIQGMGGFMSVTGEAHDFEGASPQKSGVAIADIFTGMYASTAILAAIVHRDHTGEGQYIDMSLLDTQVAVMANVSSAYLTSGEVPKRWGNASPIIVPYQTFPTSDGWMIVGAGNDGQFRHFVAAGGEPQLADDSRFATNPQRVEHRKQLIPLLEQMTRKKTKGEWIAQLEKVNVPCGPINNFKEVFENEQVIHRGVQIDVPHPTVGTMKLVASPMRLSKTPTEVRMAPPTLGQHTQEILHERLKLDDQAIEVLRTKGII; encoded by the coding sequence ATGGGAGCCTTAAGTCATATTCGCGTTTTAGACCTTAGCCGTGTCTTGGCTGGTCCTTGGTGCGCTCAAAATCTTGCCGATTTGGGTGCGGATGTCATCAAAGTCGAAAGACCTGGGGTTGGAGACGATACCCGCCATTGGGGCCCTCCATTCGCCAAAGATGCCAATGGCAAGGAAACTGACGAATCTGCCTATTTTATTTGCATCAATCGCAATAAACGCTCTATTACGGTTGATATTGCCAAGCCCGAGGGTCAAGAGCTGATTCGCAAACTTGCGGCTGATTCTGATGTTGTCATCGAGAACTACAAAGTGGGTGACTTGGCTAAATATGGACTCGACTACGAAAGCCTGAAGAAGGTCAAACCCGATTTAGTCTATTGCTCAATTACTGGATTTGGTCAAACTGGGCCTTACGCCCATCGCCCTGGCTACGATTTTATTATTCAAGGTATGGGCGGCTTCATGAGCGTGACCGGTGAAGCTCATGACTTCGAGGGTGCTAGCCCACAAAAATCCGGGGTTGCGATCGCGGATATCTTTACTGGCATGTATGCCAGTACCGCCATTCTCGCTGCCATTGTGCATCGAGACCATACCGGTGAAGGTCAATACATTGATATGTCACTACTAGATACACAAGTAGCCGTGATGGCCAATGTATCGAGTGCCTACCTCACCTCAGGAGAAGTTCCGAAACGCTGGGGTAATGCTTCTCCGATCATTGTTCCCTATCAAACTTTCCCTACCTCTGATGGCTGGATGATTGTGGGGGCTGGTAACGATGGTCAATTTCGACATTTTGTAGCTGCAGGTGGCGAACCCCAGTTAGCGGATGACTCGCGCTTTGCAACCAACCCGCAGCGTGTTGAGCATCGCAAGCAACTGATTCCGCTTTTAGAACAAATGACGCGCAAGAAGACCAAAGGTGAATGGATTGCACAGCTTGAGAAAGTTAATGTTCCTTGTGGTCCGATCAATAACTTCAAAGAAGTCTTTGAAAACGAACAGGTAATTCATCGTGGAGTACAGATTGATGTACCACACCCGACCGTTGGCACTATGAAATTAGTTGCTAGTCCGATGCGCCTATCTAAAACACCCACTGAAGTGCGAATGGCGCCACCAACATTGGGTCAGCATACGCAAGAGATCTTGCATGAACGTCTCAAGTTAGATGATCAAGCGATTGAAGTTTTACGTACCAAGGGGATCATCTAG
- a CDS encoding DNA topoisomerase IV subunit B gives MATRKTSEYSESSIQVLKGLEPVRQRPGMYTRTDNPLHIIQEVLDNASDEALGGFGKQIIVTMHSDGSVSVEDDGRGIPVGMHPTEKLPVVEIVFTQLHAGGKFEKGTGGAYAFSGGLHGVGVSVTNALSKRLEVTVWRDGQMSTLTFADGKVIEKLKTISSPKEDKSHGTRVRAWPDGKYFDSSVIPMPELIRLLRSKAVLLPGVKVTLIQEKSGDTQTWQYAQGLRGYLNEAIAQAGHGAEVIPPFEGEQYATGTGEEDSFAEGEGAAWVVCWTEDGAPVRESYVNLIPTPAGGTHESGLREGLFNAVKGFIEMHALQPKGVKLMPEDVFARASFILSAKVLDPQFQGQIKERLNSRDAVRLVSGYVKSALELWLNQHVDYGRKLADLVIKQAQARTRAGQKVEKKKSSGVAVLPGKLTDCESEDISMNEIFLVEGDSAGGSAKMGRNKEYQAILPLRGKVLNTWEAERDRLFANNEVHDIAVAIGVDPHGANDTPDLSNLRYGKVCILSDADVDGAHIQVLLLTLFYKHFPKLIELGHIHISRPPLFRVDAPARGKKPAQKIYALDANELQAIEDKLRKDGVKETAWQISRFKGLGEMSAEQLWDTTLNPDTRRLLPVTLGTWTEDETFKTMDMLMGKSESGARRDWLEERGNEVEADI, from the coding sequence ATGGCTACCCGTAAAACTTCCGAATACAGCGAATCGTCGATTCAGGTCCTAAAAGGACTAGAACCAGTCCGTCAACGGCCTGGAATGTACACCCGCACCGACAATCCACTCCATATCATTCAGGAGGTGCTGGATAACGCATCCGATGAGGCTTTAGGAGGTTTTGGCAAGCAAATCATCGTTACGATGCATAGCGATGGCAGCGTGAGCGTGGAAGATGATGGTCGAGGTATTCCAGTGGGAATGCATCCAACTGAGAAATTGCCGGTTGTTGAGATCGTGTTTACCCAGCTACATGCAGGCGGTAAGTTTGAAAAAGGTACTGGTGGAGCATACGCATTCTCAGGTGGCTTGCATGGTGTGGGTGTTTCAGTAACCAATGCTTTATCCAAAAGATTAGAAGTCACCGTTTGGCGTGATGGCCAAATGTCAACATTGACCTTTGCCGATGGCAAGGTGATTGAAAAGCTCAAAACGATTTCTTCTCCAAAAGAAGATAAGTCACACGGTACGCGCGTTCGTGCATGGCCAGATGGTAAGTATTTTGATAGCTCAGTGATTCCAATGCCTGAGCTCATTCGCCTACTACGTTCCAAGGCTGTTTTATTGCCAGGTGTGAAGGTAACCCTGATTCAAGAAAAATCAGGCGATACCCAGACTTGGCAATATGCGCAAGGCTTGCGCGGTTATTTAAATGAAGCAATTGCGCAAGCTGGCCATGGTGCTGAAGTCATTCCTCCGTTCGAGGGTGAGCAATACGCTACCGGTACTGGAGAGGAAGATTCTTTTGCTGAAGGCGAGGGCGCGGCTTGGGTTGTTTGCTGGACTGAAGATGGTGCGCCAGTGCGCGAGAGTTATGTGAACTTGATTCCAACACCTGCAGGCGGTACTCACGAAAGCGGTTTACGTGAGGGCTTATTTAATGCTGTTAAAGGCTTTATTGAGATGCATGCATTGCAACCGAAAGGTGTGAAACTCATGCCTGAAGACGTTTTTGCTCGCGCATCTTTCATTCTGTCAGCCAAAGTATTGGACCCTCAGTTCCAAGGACAGATTAAAGAGCGTCTGAATTCTCGTGATGCTGTACGTTTAGTTTCCGGCTATGTGAAGTCTGCCTTAGAGCTTTGGCTCAACCAACACGTTGACTACGGTCGCAAGTTAGCCGACCTGGTGATCAAGCAGGCGCAAGCGAGAACTCGTGCTGGTCAGAAAGTGGAGAAGAAAAAATCCTCTGGCGTAGCCGTACTCCCGGGCAAGCTTACAGATTGCGAGAGCGAAGATATCAGCATGAATGAAATCTTCCTTGTGGAGGGTGATTCTGCTGGTGGTTCAGCCAAGATGGGACGTAACAAGGAATATCAAGCCATTCTGCCATTGCGCGGCAAGGTATTAAATACCTGGGAAGCTGAGCGCGACCGCTTGTTTGCCAATAATGAGGTGCATGACATCGCTGTAGCGATTGGTGTGGATCCGCATGGAGCAAATGACACCCCCGATCTTTCCAATCTACGCTACGGCAAGGTATGTATTCTTTCTGATGCAGACGTCGATGGCGCGCATATTCAAGTATTGCTCTTAACCTTGTTCTACAAACATTTCCCTAAACTCATTGAGTTAGGGCATATACATATTTCTAGACCGCCACTATTTAGAGTGGATGCTCCGGCGCGCGGTAAAAAACCAGCGCAAAAGATTTATGCCTTAGATGCTAATGAGCTTCAGGCTATTGAGGATAAATTACGTAAAGATGGCGTCAAAGAAACTGCATGGCAGATCTCTCGCTTTAAGGGCTTAGGAGAAATGAGTGCAGAGCAACTCTGGGATACCACTCTGAATCCAGATACACGTCGTTTGCTACCGGTTACTTTGGGCACGTGGACTGAAGACGAAACCTTTAAAACAATGGATATGCTGATGGGTAAATCAGAGTCTGGTGCACGCCGTGACTGGCTTGAAGAGCGCGGCAATGAAGTGGAGGCAGATATCTAA
- the parC gene encoding DNA topoisomerase IV subunit A produces MDIVEVDEAPAVAATSGGGSSNHDPKTIDLNEDGKDNLTLAVYAERAYLDYAISVVKGRALPDVSDGQKPVQRRILFSMSEMGLRADAKPVKSARVVGDVLGKFHPHGDQSAYDALVRLAQSFSLRYPLIDGQGNFGSRDGDGAAAMRYTEARLTKIAGLLLSEIDEGTVDFAPNYDGSFQEPKLLPARLPFVLLNGASGIAVGMATEIPSHNLREVATAAVALMKSPKMSTSELLEIMPGPDYPGGGQIISSAAEIAQIYEAGRGSIKVRARWSVEELARGQWQIVVNELPPATSSQRVLQEIEEITNPKVKVGKKTLTPEQNNLKSTILNVLDGVRDESSKDAAVRLVFEPKSKNIDVNEFVNLLLAHTSLESNAPMNLVMIGNDGRPRQKGLKEILSEWVAFRVATVTRRTQHRLGKVKDRMHILEGRLTVLLNIDKVIKIIRNSDEPKADLIKEFKLSDRQAEDILDIRLRQLARLEGIKIEQELKELKAERDDLEGLLQNDAVLRKRIIKEIESDMKDFGDDRRTLIQEDKRAVAETKVVDEPVTVIVSQKGWVRVRQGHEHDATQFGFKAGDALYATFEVRTVDVIQGFGSDGRVYTVPVSELPGARGDGSPLTSFVNLAAGSQMVAYYAGQPDDLVLLSTRAGYGFLANVSDMTTRNKAGKSFLSMDAKVPGDAPLGAAKVKAGMKQVACLSEASKLLVFPLDELKRLPTGGKGVILMGLDEKEHLASAIAVGSDGATYSGAGRAGKPTELGLDAKTLKSFAGNRARKGHFVEPRLKDGKLTAN; encoded by the coding sequence ATCGATATTGTTGAAGTAGATGAAGCTCCTGCTGTAGCTGCTACCTCAGGTGGTGGATCAAGCAATCACGACCCCAAAACAATTGATCTCAATGAAGATGGAAAAGATAACTTAACTCTGGCGGTGTACGCAGAGCGTGCCTATCTAGATTACGCAATTAGCGTGGTTAAGGGTCGTGCACTACCAGATGTGTCTGATGGTCAGAAGCCTGTGCAGCGCCGTATTTTGTTCTCGATGAGCGAAATGGGCTTACGCGCTGATGCAAAACCGGTGAAGAGTGCACGTGTAGTTGGTGATGTATTGGGTAAGTTCCATCCGCACGGCGACCAATCTGCATATGATGCTTTAGTTCGTTTGGCACAAAGCTTCTCATTGCGTTACCCATTAATCGATGGTCAAGGTAACTTCGGTTCGCGCGATGGCGATGGCGCGGCAGCGATGCGTTATACCGAGGCTCGCCTAACCAAGATTGCTGGTTTGCTACTGAGTGAGATTGATGAGGGTACTGTAGATTTTGCACCGAACTACGACGGCTCATTCCAGGAGCCTAAATTATTACCAGCGCGCCTACCGTTTGTATTGCTCAATGGCGCATCCGGTATTGCAGTAGGTATGGCGACCGAGATTCCTTCACATAATTTGCGTGAAGTGGCTACCGCTGCCGTTGCTTTAATGAAGTCTCCGAAGATGAGCACTTCAGAGTTATTGGAAATCATGCCTGGTCCCGACTATCCAGGTGGCGGTCAAATTATTTCTTCTGCTGCAGAAATTGCGCAGATTTATGAAGCGGGTCGCGGCAGTATAAAAGTGCGTGCACGTTGGTCTGTCGAAGAGCTCGCTCGAGGTCAATGGCAGATCGTGGTTAACGAATTGCCTCCAGCTACATCTTCACAGCGTGTTTTGCAAGAGATTGAAGAAATCACCAACCCGAAGGTTAAGGTAGGCAAAAAGACCTTAACACCTGAACAAAATAATCTTAAATCAACCATCTTGAATGTGCTCGATGGCGTGCGTGATGAATCCAGCAAGGATGCCGCAGTACGTTTGGTATTTGAGCCCAAGAGTAAGAATATTGACGTCAATGAGTTTGTCAATTTATTGCTTGCTCACACTTCATTGGAATCCAATGCACCAATGAATTTGGTGATGATTGGTAACGATGGGCGCCCACGGCAAAAAGGCTTAAAAGAAATTCTGTCTGAGTGGGTTGCATTTAGAGTTGCCACAGTGACGCGCAGAACTCAGCACCGCTTAGGCAAAGTCAAAGACCGTATGCATATTTTGGAGGGGCGCTTAACCGTTCTTCTCAATATTGATAAGGTCATAAAGATCATTCGCAATAGCGATGAACCTAAAGCTGATCTTATTAAAGAGTTCAAGCTGAGCGATCGCCAGGCTGAAGATATTCTAGACATTCGCTTGCGCCAGTTGGCGCGTCTTGAAGGCATCAAGATCGAGCAAGAGCTGAAAGAGCTTAAGGCTGAACGTGATGACCTAGAGGGTTTATTGCAAAACGATGCCGTATTGCGCAAGCGCATCATTAAAGAAATCGAATCCGATATGAAGGACTTCGGTGATGATCGTCGCACCCTGATTCAGGAAGATAAGCGTGCTGTTGCTGAGACCAAGGTCGTTGATGAGCCGGTTACAGTGATTGTTTCTCAAAAGGGCTGGGTACGTGTTCGCCAAGGTCATGAGCACGATGCAACCCAATTTGGCTTCAAAGCGGGCGATGCTTTATATGCTACCTTCGAGGTAAGAACTGTAGATGTAATTCAGGGCTTTGGAAGTGACGGACGTGTATATACAGTTCCTGTCAGCGAATTACCAGGGGCTCGTGGTGATGGCTCGCCATTAACTAGTTTCGTCAATTTGGCTGCTGGCTCACAAATGGTTGCCTATTACGCTGGTCAACCTGATGATTTAGTATTGCTATCCACTAGAGCAGGTTATGGATTCTTGGCCAATGTATCTGATATGACTACTCGTAATAAAGCGGGTAAATCATTCTTGAGCATGGACGCTAAAGTTCCTGGCGATGCTCCTTTAGGTGCTGCCAAGGTGAAAGCAGGTATGAAGCAAGTTGCCTGCTTATCAGAAGCTTCTAAGTTATTGGTATTCCCGCTAGATGAACTCAAGCGTCTGCCAACCGGCGGTAAGGGTGTAATTTTGATGGGCTTGGATGAAAAAGAGCACTTGGCTTCTGCTATCGCAGTTGGGTCGGATGGTGCCACCTATTCAGGCGCTGGACGTGCCGGTAAACCAACTGAACTCGGCCTTGATGCCAAAACATTGAAGTCTTTTGCAGGTAACCGCGCACGCAAAGGCCACTTTGTTGAGCCGCGGTTGAAAGACGGCAAGTTAACAGCAAACTAA
- a CDS encoding XdhC family protein produces the protein MNSTDLSVLKSAVEWLQAGQSVAIATVAQTWGSAPRPVGSWLAIRADGQVAGSVSGGCVEDDLIRRVQSEILTRDTPEMVVYGVTQQDAARFGLPCGGTLRLLVEPKPELAILEKLLANISSHHITRRSVNLATGKSTLRLGDRSDEFACTEQEMQTTYGPRWRMVIIGAGQLSLYTADFALASDFEVVVIDPREEYAEGLNRSDITFVKGMPDDVLLEIGVDSHTAVVALTHDPKLDDMALMEALKSPAFYVGALGSRKNTQKRKERLLEFDVSQEQVEKLHGPVGLYIGALTPPEIAVSILAEVIAVKYGVSISKNT, from the coding sequence ATGAACAGCACCGATTTAAGCGTACTCAAATCTGCCGTCGAATGGCTCCAAGCGGGTCAATCTGTTGCGATTGCAACCGTTGCCCAGACTTGGGGTTCAGCACCGCGTCCAGTCGGCTCCTGGCTGGCTATTCGAGCTGATGGGCAAGTTGCTGGGTCTGTTTCAGGTGGCTGCGTTGAAGATGACCTTATTCGTCGAGTCCAATCTGAAATCCTCACTCGCGATACCCCAGAAATGGTGGTTTATGGAGTAACCCAGCAAGATGCTGCCCGTTTTGGTCTACCTTGTGGTGGCACGCTTCGCCTGCTAGTCGAACCAAAACCAGAATTGGCAATTTTAGAGAAGTTGCTTGCAAATATTTCATCCCATCACATTACGCGCCGCTCCGTAAATTTGGCTACTGGCAAATCCACCCTCCGTTTAGGCGATCGCAGCGATGAATTTGCTTGCACCGAACAAGAAATGCAAACCACCTACGGCCCCCGTTGGCGCATGGTGATTATTGGCGCTGGTCAGCTATCCCTATACACCGCGGATTTTGCGCTGGCTTCCGACTTTGAAGTCGTTGTGATTGATCCCCGTGAAGAATATGCCGAGGGTTTAAATCGCTCAGACATCACCTTTGTAAAGGGCATGCCAGATGATGTCTTGCTGGAAATTGGCGTTGACTCTCACACTGCTGTCGTTGCTCTTACACATGACCCTAAGTTAGATGACATGGCTTTGATGGAGGCCTTAAAGTCACCTGCCTTTTATGTGGGAGCACTCGGTAGTCGCAAAAATACACAGAAGCGCAAAGAGCGCTTACTCGAGTTCGACGTGAGCCAAGAACAAGTTGAAAAGCTACACGGCCCTGTTGGGCTTTATATCGGCGCACTCACTCCACCAGAGATCGCTGTATCGATTCTGGCAGAAGTGATTGCCGTTAAATATGGTGTGAGTATTTCGAAGAATACTTAG
- a CDS encoding NTP transferase domain-containing protein, with amino-acid sequence MTVSGESSKSPNLRLAILILAAGEGSRLGGYPKALLKKDGDSLLKYFVQSIQTLEPLETLIVTGFYSDQIEAEIKLIKQFVASPITWVKNLQPELGQASSVRLGLESLRSDYDVLTIALCDQPSIASTEIEALLGQFNQIAANQEIILPMVNGQRGNPVLFSRGVINQILSIPGMVCRPYMNEHPELVKSFTTDNKAYLMDVDTQSDIQKLGLDPI; translated from the coding sequence ATGACAGTCTCCGGTGAATCCTCCAAAAGCCCCAATTTGCGTCTAGCCATCCTGATATTGGCGGCGGGTGAGGGAAGTCGTTTGGGTGGATATCCAAAAGCCCTGTTAAAAAAGGACGGGGATAGTTTGTTAAAGTACTTTGTCCAATCAATTCAAACTCTTGAGCCCTTAGAGACTCTGATTGTTACCGGCTTTTACTCAGATCAAATTGAAGCAGAAATCAAATTAATCAAGCAGTTCGTAGCAAGCCCAATCACTTGGGTAAAAAATCTCCAGCCAGAATTGGGTCAAGCCTCTTCAGTACGTCTTGGTCTTGAATCTCTAAGGAGTGACTACGATGTGTTGACGATTGCTTTATGCGATCAACCCAGCATAGCGAGTACTGAGATAGAGGCATTGCTAGGGCAATTTAATCAAATAGCCGCAAACCAGGAAATCATTCTGCCAATGGTGAATGGTCAGCGAGGTAACCCGGTATTGTTTTCAAGAGGGGTGATCAATCAAATTTTATCTATTCCCGGAATGGTTTGCAGGCCCTATATGAATGAGCATCCAGAGTTGGTCAAATCATTTACAACCGATAACAAGGCCTATTTAATGGATGTCGACACGCAATCTGACATCCAGAAACTAGGGCTTGATCCTATTTAA
- a CDS encoding RidA family protein: MSTTINERLKTLGIDLPPPGPPAAAYVMAATTGNTVFLSGHIAKRDGKPWVGKLGKDMDTETGKAAARAIAIDLIATLQNHLGSLDKVKRIVKVMGLVNSTDSYTEQHLVVNGCSELLFEVFGDAGKHARSAFGVAQIPLGACVEIELIAEI; the protein is encoded by the coding sequence ATGAGCACAACCATTAACGAACGCCTTAAGACCCTCGGCATCGATTTACCGCCACCAGGACCTCCTGCTGCTGCCTATGTCATGGCTGCCACCACTGGTAATACCGTATTTCTTTCTGGTCATATCGCCAAACGTGATGGTAAGCCTTGGGTCGGTAAGCTCGGTAAAGATATGGATACAGAAACTGGAAAAGCCGCTGCCCGCGCTATTGCGATCGACTTGATTGCTACATTACAAAACCACTTAGGCTCTTTAGATAAAGTAAAGCGCATCGTTAAAGTCATGGGCTTAGTGAACTCCACTGACAGCTACACAGAACAACATTTGGTAGTGAATGGCTGCTCAGAGTTATTGTTTGAAGTTTTTGGCGACGCTGGCAAACATGCACGTAGCGCCTTTGGTGTCGCTCAAATCCCGCTTGGTGCTTGTGTAGAAATTGAACTCATTGCGGAGATTTAA
- a CDS encoding VWA domain-containing protein, with protein sequence MLIQFFLNLKEAKVPVSVREFLTLLEGLKSGVINPSIDEFYQFSRLTLVKDEQHFDRFDQVFGSYFNGIEQIIALSPDIPLEWLEKKLQHVLTDEEKAALQKLGGPDALKKRLEELLKEQKEWHGGGNKWIGAGGSSPFGHSGYHPEGIRIGGESAGNRTAIKVWEAREFKDYDSDLALGTRNIKVALRRLRRFAREGSTLELDLDKTIHSTAANAGMLDIQMRPERHNQVKVLLLMDVGGSMDDHIQRIAELFSAAKAEFKHLEHYYFHNCVYENLWQSNRRRRDQVTATQDIINKYGPDYKLIFVGDATMSPYEILSPNGSVEYNNKEAGAVWINRLIDHFPHFAWLNPEPESIWQYRQSIDIMQNLMKDRMYPVTLNGLESAMRQLSK encoded by the coding sequence ATGTTGATTCAATTCTTTCTAAATCTGAAAGAGGCCAAGGTGCCTGTTTCAGTGCGAGAGTTTTTAACTCTTTTGGAGGGTTTGAAATCGGGCGTTATTAACCCCTCGATTGATGAGTTTTACCAGTTCTCGCGCTTAACCTTGGTTAAGGATGAGCAACACTTTGATCGGTTTGATCAAGTATTTGGCAGCTACTTCAACGGGATTGAACAAATCATTGCGCTCTCACCAGATATTCCACTGGAATGGTTAGAGAAAAAACTTCAACACGTACTAACGGATGAAGAAAAAGCTGCGCTGCAGAAGTTAGGTGGTCCGGATGCCTTAAAGAAGCGGCTTGAGGAGCTTTTAAAAGAGCAAAAAGAATGGCATGGCGGTGGCAATAAATGGATTGGCGCAGGCGGTTCTTCACCCTTTGGTCACAGCGGCTATCACCCCGAAGGCATCCGTATTGGTGGCGAGAGTGCTGGCAACAGAACGGCCATCAAAGTCTGGGAAGCTCGAGAATTTAAGGATTACGACAGCGATCTAGCATTAGGTACACGCAATATAAAAGTCGCTTTACGGCGCTTGCGTCGCTTTGCTCGCGAGGGATCTACTTTAGAGTTGGATTTAGATAAAACCATTCATTCAACAGCTGCCAATGCAGGCATGCTTGATATTCAAATGCGACCCGAGCGACATAACCAGGTCAAGGTTTTGCTACTGATGGATGTCGGCGGTTCGATGGATGATCATATTCAACGCATTGCTGAGTTGTTTTCTGCCGCTAAAGCTGAATTTAAGCACTTAGAGCATTACTATTTTCATAACTGCGTTTATGAAAATTTATGGCAAAGCAATCGCCGTAGACGCGATCAAGTGACTGCAACGCAAGACATCATTAATAAATATGGGCCCGACTACAAGCTCATCTTTGTTGGAGATGCGACGATGTCTCCCTATGAAATATTGAGCCCTAACGGTTCTGTCGAGTACAACAACAAAGAAGCTGGGGCGGTTTGGATTAATAGACTGATTGATCACTTCCCCCATTTTGCATGGCTCAATCCAGAGCCTGAATCCATCTGGCAATACCGTCAATCAATCGACATCATGCAAAACCTCATGAAAGATCGTATGTACCCAGTCACTCTGAATGGCCTTGAAAGTGCCATGCGTCAACTTTCCAAGTAA